From Passer domesticus isolate bPasDom1 chromosome 5, bPasDom1.hap1, whole genome shotgun sequence, the proteins below share one genomic window:
- the PICK1 gene encoding PRKCA-binding protein translates to MFADLDYDIEEDKLGIPTVPGTVTLKKDSQNLIGISIGGGAQYCPCLYIVQVFDNTPAALDGTVAAGDEITGVNGKSVKGKTKVEVAKMIQMVKGEVTIHYNKLQADPKQGKSLDIVLKKVKHRLVENMSSGTADALGLSRAILCNDGLVKRLEELERTAELYKGLTEHTKSLLRAFFELSQTHRAFGDVFSVIGVREPQPAASEAFVKFADAHRNIEKFGIHLLKTIKPMLTDLNTYLNKAIPDTRLTIKKYLDVKFEYLSYCLKVKEMDDEEYSCIALGEPLYRVSTGNYEYRLILRCRQEARTRFAKMRKDVLEKIELLDQKHVQDIVFQLQRFVSTMSKYYDDCYAVLRDADVFPIEVDLARTTLSYGQKDTYTDGAEEEGESEREGSGREDANGEKLIDDA, encoded by the exons AGCACAGTACTGCCCCTGTCTCTACATCGTCCAG GTGTTTGACAACACTCCAGCAGCCTTGGACGGCACCGTCGCGGCCGGGGACGAAATCACCGGAGTCAACGGGAAATCCGTCAAAGGGAAGACCAAAGTGGAGGTGGCCAAGATGATACAGATGGTAAAG GGAGAAGTGACAATACACTACAACAAGCTCCAGGCTGACCCGAAGCAGGGCAAGTCTCTGGATATTG TCTTGAAGAAGGTGAAGCACCGGCTGGTAGAGAACATGAGCTCGGGGACAGCAGATGCCCTGGGGTTAAGCCGAGCCATCCTTTGCAATG ATGGACTAGTGAAGAGGTTAGAGGAGCTGGAGAGGACTGCAGAGTTATACAAAG GCTTGACAGAGCACACCAAGAGTCTTCTCAGGGCTTTCTTTGAGCTATCTCAGACACACAGAG CATTTGGAGATGTTTTCTCTGTCATTGGTGTACGGGAACCACAACCAGCTGCCAGCGAAGCCTTTGTGAAATTTGCTGATGCCCATCGCAACATTGAGAAGTTTGGGATTCACCTTCTGAAAACAATTAAGCCG ATGCTCACTGACTTGAATACCTATCTGAATAAAGCCATTCCTGACACGAGGCTGACTATCAAAAAATACCTGGATGTCAAGTTTGAATATTTG TCTTACTGCCTGAAAGTCAAAGAGATGGATGATGAAGAGTACAGCTGCATT gctctgggTGAGCCTCTCTACCGGGTCAGCACTGGGAACTACGAGTACCGCCTCATCCTGCGCTGCCGGCAGGAGGCTCGCACGCGCTTTGCCAAGATGAGGAAGGACGTGCTAGAGAAAATAGAGCTCCTGGACCAGAAACATG tgcaggacaTCGTGTTCCAGCTCCAGCGTTTTGTCTCCACGATGTCCAAGTACTACGACGACTGCTACGCCGTGCTCCGCGACGCCGATGTCTTCCCCATCGAGGTGGACCTCGCCCGCACCACTCTCAGCTATGGGCAGAAGGACACCTACACAGATGGGgcagaagaagaaggagaaagcGAGAGAGAGGGTAGCGGGAGGGAGGATGCAAATGGAGAGAAGCTCATTGATGATGCCTGA
- the SLC16A8 gene encoding monocarboxylate transporter 3: MGRPDPEEGQLPAPVKPPDGGWGWIVLLGCFVITGFSYAFPKAVSVYFKELMKDFHVGYSDTAWISSIMLAMLYGTGPVCSIMVNQFGCRPVMLIGGLLASAGMILASFTTNIIELYLTAGVLTGLGMALNFQPSLIMLGTYFDKRRPLANGLAAAGSPVFLSSLSPLGQVLLEKFGWRGGFLIMGGLLLNCCTCGAVMRPLDMGMKRKMGKAQDKYEAKEMLPIGGKSDEGISTTDGTKKGKKAKKKPKKGKKLLDFSIFSNRGFIIYTISKFILVLGLFVPPILLVNYAKDTGVPDTEAAFLLSIIGFIDIFARPACGMVAGLKWVRPHVAYLFSFSMLFNGLTDICSARASNYTGLVIFCVFFGISYGMVGALQFEVLMAIVGSQKFSSAIGLVLLIEAFAVLIGPPSAGRLVDALKNYEVIFYLAGSEVVLSALFLGVASYCCLNRGKKEPPPENNPSAGAGSDTEEAESDVQEAEEHSSNNHQPAHSTDNAVVVASEEANHVAEEQRGEGGGCPAGDGEVLARDGCNADQRVERDSF; this comes from the exons ATGGGGAGACCTGACCCAGAAGAAGGGCAACTCCCGGCTCCTGTGAAGCCCCCAGATggtggctggggctggatcGTGCTCCTTGGCTGCTTTGTCATCACTGGCTTCTCCTATGCCTTCCCAAAAGCCGTCAGTGTCTACTTCAAGGAGCTGATGAAAGATTTCCACGTGGGCTACAGTGACACAGCCTGGATCTCTTCCATCATGCTGGCCATGCTCTATGGGACAG GACCAGTATGCAGCATCATGGTGAACCAGTTTGGCTGCCGGCCCGTGATGCTCATTGGCGGGCTGCTAGCTTCTGCTGGGATGATCCTGGCATCTTTTACCACCAATATCATTGAGCTTTATCTGACAGCTGGTGTGCTGACAG GTCTGGGTATGGCATTGAACTTCCAGCCCTCACTGATCATGCTGGGCACCTACTTTGACAAGCGTCGGCCTCTCGCCAATggactggctgctgctgggagccctgtcttcctctcctccctctctccaCTGGGGcaagtgctgctggagaagtTTGGCTGGCGAGGAGGGTTCCTTATCATGGGGGGCCTTCTGCTTAACTGCTGCACTTGTGGGGCAGTCATGAGACCCCTGGATATGGGCATGAAGAGGAAGATGGGCAAAGCTCAGGACAAATATGAAGCCAAGGAGATGCTGCCCATAGGAGGGAAGTCAGACGAGGGAATCAGCACCACTGATGGAACCAAGAAAGGCAAGAAAGCCAAGAAGAAGCCTAAGAAAGGAAAGAAGCTTCTGGATTTCAGTATCTTCTCCAACCGAGGGTTTATCATTTACACCATTTCAAAGTTCATCCTGGTCCTGGGTCTCTTCGTGCCCCCCATATTGCTGGTCAACTATGCCAAGGACACAGGCGTGCCAGACACAGAGGCCGCGTTCTTGCTCTCCATCATCGGCTTCATAGACATCTTTGCCCGCCCAGCCTGTGGCATGGTGGCAGGGCTGAAGTGGGTCCGCCCTCACGTGGCATATCTGTTCAGCTTCTCCATGCTCTTCAACGGCCTGACAGACATCTGCAGTGCCAGGGCGAGCAACTACACGGGGCTGGTCATCTTCTGCGTCTTCTTCGGCATCTCCTACGGCATGGTTGGGGCACTGCAGTTCGAGGTGCTGATGGCCATCGTTGGCTCCCAGAAGTTCTCCAGCGCCATCGGGCTGGTCCTCCTCATCGAGGCTTTTGCCGTGCTCATCGGCCCACCCTCGGCAG GCCGCCTGGTCGATGCTCTCAAGAACTACGAGGTGATCTTCTACCTGGCGGGCTCAGAGGTCGTGCTCTCTGCCCTCTTCCTGGGTGTGGCCAGCTACTGCTGCCTGAACCGAGGGAAGAAGGAGCCTCCCCCCGAGAACAACCCCTCTGCGGGAGCGGGCAGCGACACCGAGGAAGCGGAGTCCGACGTGCAGGAAGCCGAGGAGCACAGCAGCAACAACCACCAGCCGGCCCACAGCACTGACAACGCCGTGGTGGTGGCCAGCGAGGAGGCCAACCATgtggcagaggagcagagaggggagggaggcGGCTGTCCCGCCGGGGATGGGGAGGTGCTGGCCCGGGACGGCTGCAACGCTGACCAGAGGGTGGAGAGGGACAGTTTTTAG